From one Sparus aurata chromosome 16, fSpaAur1.1, whole genome shotgun sequence genomic stretch:
- the LOC115597555 gene encoding uncharacterized protein LOC115597555 isoform X6 produces MGKLNFYVLWSLRDAPRQFSSKSNRTCFQVHVPLPLPKHLVIFGLGEWKCSETSISVNVVVSAQGPAQKIGTLSAQARCLTWEGDWSDDIVKEAAEKGRRGVYGKIVLTVCGELQDKASVFSSTPLIQRKRLFPEQHNGTDLSNRMFHQSTANETITTNTSQMTTDTSHLGDSVCYAEIQVNKMDISESTMGNKPPVWPTITTNALQITTDTSHLGDSVCYAEIHVDKMDTSESTMGNKPPVWPTHKTPRRTVIGKRGHLTWSSEDMDSLAEDIDQASTPKKMRMNSHDEMTGQIKNYNREVSVCPSKRWSHTMCLSDPDTAILIGGETADQNYCKDSLWKLELDNDFWFPMNSSASGPIPPCARGHSATYDTDSKCVFVYGGLREGHRYSELYILNTLTWKWKLVTQSHSSGDKPCSNALYIFNPEFELWYQPIVEGERPLPRFGHSATLMSQKLVIFGGRKTATYLNDLHVLDLGFMEYTAVKCGNMPPLPRGFHAALPVSVNRILVSGGCSAIGALQDVHIFNTDTNMWSSVASPLLCNKPRAGHSMINLGCFTQTDAEKRKQGENVRVRCTVLVFGGSDCSGTFYNDTVKCTVDI; encoded by the exons ATGGGGAAGCTCAATTTCTATGTCCTCTGGTCTCTACGTGACGCTCCCCGGCAGTTCAGCAG CAAGTCCAACCGAACGTGCTTTCAGGTCCACGTCCCACTGCCTCTTCCCAAACACCTGGTCATATTTGGCCTTGGAGAATGGAAATGCAGTGAAACGTCAATATCTGTAAATGTTGTGGTCAGTGCACAAGGGCCAGCCCAGAAAATCGGGACCCTTTCGGCTCAAGCAAG GTGCCTGACCTGGGAGGGTGACTGGAGCGATGACATTGTCAAAGAGGCAGCAGAGAAAGGCAGGAGAGGAGTTTATGGCAAGATCGTGCTCACGGTGTGTGGAGAG CTGCAGGATAAAGCCAGTGTCTTCAGCAGTACTCCTCTGATTCAGCGGAAGCGCTTGTTCCCAGAACAACACAACGGCACTGATCTCTCTAATCGCATGTTCCATCAAAGCACTGCAAATGAAACG ATAACTACCAACACCTCGCAGATGACTACCGACACCTCACACTTGGGTGATAGTGTCTGCTATGCTGAGATCCAAGTAAATAAAATGGACATCAGTGAGTCCACCATGGGGAATAAGCCCCCAGTTTGGCCTACG ATAACTACCAACGCCTTACAGATAACTACTGACACCTCACACTTGGGTGACAGTGTTTGCTATGCTGAGATCCATGTAGATAAAATGGACACCAGTGAGTCCACCATGGGAAATAAGCCCCCAGTTTGGCCTACG CATAAGACACCCAGACGCACAGTTATTGGCAAGAGAGGCCACCTGACCTGGAGCTCCGAGGACATGGACAGTCTCGCAGAGGACATAGACCAGGCTTCAACCCCCAAGAAAATGAGGATGAACAGCCACGATGAAATGACAGGGCAGATAAAGAATTACAACAGAGAAG TTTCAGTGTGTCCATCAAAGCGCTGGAGCCACACGATGTGTCTCAGTGATCCAGACACAGCCATTCTCATCGGAGGAGAGACAGCGGATCAAAACTACTGCAAGGACTCCCTGTGGAAGCTCGAGTTAG ACAACGACTTCTGGTTTCCCATGAACTCCTCTGCTTCTGGACCCATACCCCCATGTGCTCGAGGACACTCTGCGACCTACGACACAGACTCCAAGTGTGTCTTTGTTTACGGAGGCCTGAGGGAGGGTCATCGCTACAGCGAGCTGTACATCCTCAATACTCTGACCTGGAAGTGGAAGCTTGTCACT CAGAGCCATTCCTCTGGGGATAAACCGTGCAGTAATGCTCTATACATCTTCAACCCAGAGTTTGAACTGTGGTACCAGCCAATTGTGGAGGGGGAAAGACCTCTTCCTCGGTTCGG ACACTCAGCCACACTGATGTCGCAGAAGTTGGTAATATTTGGTGGACGGAAGACTGCTACCTATCTTAATGATCTCCACGTTCTAGATCTGG GATTCATGGAGTACACAGCTGTGAAGTGTGGGAACATGCCACCGCTGCCTCGAGG GTTTCATGCAGCTCTGCCAGTTTCGGTCAACAGGATTTTGGTCAGTGGAGGATGCAGTGCAATAGGAGCCCTGCAGGATGTACATATTTTCAACACGG ACACCAACATGTGGAGCTCCGTGGCATCTCCTCTGCTTTGCAACAAGCCTCGTGCGGGACACAGCATGATCAATTTGGGCTGCTTCACCCAAACAGATGCTGAGAAGCGAAAACAAGGCGAAAATGTCAGGGTCCGCTGCACGGTGCTTGTGTTTGGTGGGTCGGACTGCTCCGGTACCTTCTACAACGACACAGTCAAGTGCACAGTGGACATTTAA
- the LOC115597555 gene encoding uncharacterized protein LOC115597555 isoform X8 — protein sequence MGKLNFYVLWSLRDAPRQFSSKSNRTCFQVHVPLPLPKHLVIFGLGEWKCSETSISVNVVVSAQGPAQKIGTLSAQARCLTWEGDWSDDIVKEAAEKGRRGVYGKIVLTVCGELQDKASVFSSTPLIQRKRLFPEQHNGTDLSNRMFHQSTANETITTNTSQMTTDTSHLGDSVCYAEIQVNKMDISESTMGNKPPVWPTHKTPRRTVIGKRGHLTWSSEDMDSLAEDIDQASTPKKMRMNSHDEMTGQIKNYNREVSVCPSKRWSHTMCLSDPDTAILIGGETADQNYCKDSLWKLELDNDFWFPMNSSASGPIPPCARGHSATYDTDSKCVFVYGGLREGHRYSELYILNTLTWKWKLVTAKGNVPNLAYHSAAFYKKELFVFGGVQQSHSSGDKPCSNALYIFNPEFELWYQPIVEGERPLPRFGHSATLMSQKLVIFGGRKTATYLNDLHVLDLGFMEYTAVKCGNMPPLPRGFHAALPVSVNRILVSGGCSAIGALQDVHIFNTDTNMWSSVASPLLCNKPRAGHSMINLGCFTQTDAEKRKQGENVRVRCTVLVFGGSDCSGTFYNDTVKCTVDI from the exons ATGGGGAAGCTCAATTTCTATGTCCTCTGGTCTCTACGTGACGCTCCCCGGCAGTTCAGCAG CAAGTCCAACCGAACGTGCTTTCAGGTCCACGTCCCACTGCCTCTTCCCAAACACCTGGTCATATTTGGCCTTGGAGAATGGAAATGCAGTGAAACGTCAATATCTGTAAATGTTGTGGTCAGTGCACAAGGGCCAGCCCAGAAAATCGGGACCCTTTCGGCTCAAGCAAG GTGCCTGACCTGGGAGGGTGACTGGAGCGATGACATTGTCAAAGAGGCAGCAGAGAAAGGCAGGAGAGGAGTTTATGGCAAGATCGTGCTCACGGTGTGTGGAGAG CTGCAGGATAAAGCCAGTGTCTTCAGCAGTACTCCTCTGATTCAGCGGAAGCGCTTGTTCCCAGAACAACACAACGGCACTGATCTCTCTAATCGCATGTTCCATCAAAGCACTGCAAATGAAACG ATAACTACCAACACCTCGCAGATGACTACCGACACCTCACACTTGGGTGATAGTGTCTGCTATGCTGAGATCCAAGTAAATAAAATGGACATCAGTGAGTCCACCATGGGGAATAAGCCCCCAGTTTGGCCTACG CATAAGACACCCAGACGCACAGTTATTGGCAAGAGAGGCCACCTGACCTGGAGCTCCGAGGACATGGACAGTCTCGCAGAGGACATAGACCAGGCTTCAACCCCCAAGAAAATGAGGATGAACAGCCACGATGAAATGACAGGGCAGATAAAGAATTACAACAGAGAAG TTTCAGTGTGTCCATCAAAGCGCTGGAGCCACACGATGTGTCTCAGTGATCCAGACACAGCCATTCTCATCGGAGGAGAGACAGCGGATCAAAACTACTGCAAGGACTCCCTGTGGAAGCTCGAGTTAG ACAACGACTTCTGGTTTCCCATGAACTCCTCTGCTTCTGGACCCATACCCCCATGTGCTCGAGGACACTCTGCGACCTACGACACAGACTCCAAGTGTGTCTTTGTTTACGGAGGCCTGAGGGAGGGTCATCGCTACAGCGAGCTGTACATCCTCAATACTCTGACCTGGAAGTGGAAGCTTGTCACT GCAAAAGGAAATGTTCCAAATTTGGCATATCATTCTGCGGCATTTTATAAGAAAGAGCTTTTTGTCTTCGGTGGAGTTCAGCAGAGCCATTCCTCTGGGGATAAACCGTGCAGTAATGCTCTATACATCTTCAACCCAGAGTTTGAACTGTGGTACCAGCCAATTGTGGAGGGGGAAAGACCTCTTCCTCGGTTCGG ACACTCAGCCACACTGATGTCGCAGAAGTTGGTAATATTTGGTGGACGGAAGACTGCTACCTATCTTAATGATCTCCACGTTCTAGATCTGG GATTCATGGAGTACACAGCTGTGAAGTGTGGGAACATGCCACCGCTGCCTCGAGG GTTTCATGCAGCTCTGCCAGTTTCGGTCAACAGGATTTTGGTCAGTGGAGGATGCAGTGCAATAGGAGCCCTGCAGGATGTACATATTTTCAACACGG ACACCAACATGTGGAGCTCCGTGGCATCTCCTCTGCTTTGCAACAAGCCTCGTGCGGGACACAGCATGATCAATTTGGGCTGCTTCACCCAAACAGATGCTGAGAAGCGAAAACAAGGCGAAAATGTCAGGGTCCGCTGCACGGTGCTTGTGTTTGGTGGGTCGGACTGCTCCGGTACCTTCTACAACGACACAGTCAAGTGCACAGTGGACATTTAA
- the LOC115597555 gene encoding probable serine/threonine-protein kinase DDB_G0272254 isoform X2 — MGKLNFYVLWSLRDAPRQFSSKSNRTCFQVHVPLPLPKHLVIFGLGEWKCSETSISVNVVVSAQGPAQKIGTLSAQARCLTWEGDWSDDIVKEAAEKGRRGVYGKIVLTVCGEDKASVFSSTPLIQRKRLFPEQHNGTDLSNRMFHQSTANETITTNTSQMTTDTSHLGDSVCYAEIQVNKMDISESTMGNKPPVWPTITTNALQITTDTSHLGDSVCYAEIHVDKMDTSESTMGNKPPVWPTHKTPRRTVIGKRGHLTWSSEDMDSLAEDIDQASTPKKMRMNSHDEMTGQIKNYNREVSVCPSKRWSHTMCLSDPDTAILIGGETADQNYCKDSLWKLELDNDFWFPMNSSASGPIPPCARGHSATYDTDSKCVFVYGGLREGHRYSELYILNTLTWKWKLVTAKGNVPNLAYHSAAFYKKELFVFGGVQQSHSSGDKPCSNALYIFNPEFELWYQPIVEGERPLPRFGHSATLMSQKLVIFGGRKTATYLNDLHVLDLGFMEYTAVKCGNMPPLPRGFHAALPVSVNRILVSGGCSAIGALQDVHIFNTDTNMWSSVASPLLCNKPRAGHSMINLGCFTQTDAEKRKQGENVRVRCTVLVFGGSDCSGTFYNDTVKCTVDI; from the exons ATGGGGAAGCTCAATTTCTATGTCCTCTGGTCTCTACGTGACGCTCCCCGGCAGTTCAGCAG CAAGTCCAACCGAACGTGCTTTCAGGTCCACGTCCCACTGCCTCTTCCCAAACACCTGGTCATATTTGGCCTTGGAGAATGGAAATGCAGTGAAACGTCAATATCTGTAAATGTTGTGGTCAGTGCACAAGGGCCAGCCCAGAAAATCGGGACCCTTTCGGCTCAAGCAAG GTGCCTGACCTGGGAGGGTGACTGGAGCGATGACATTGTCAAAGAGGCAGCAGAGAAAGGCAGGAGAGGAGTTTATGGCAAGATCGTGCTCACGGTGTGTGGAGAG GATAAAGCCAGTGTCTTCAGCAGTACTCCTCTGATTCAGCGGAAGCGCTTGTTCCCAGAACAACACAACGGCACTGATCTCTCTAATCGCATGTTCCATCAAAGCACTGCAAATGAAACG ATAACTACCAACACCTCGCAGATGACTACCGACACCTCACACTTGGGTGATAGTGTCTGCTATGCTGAGATCCAAGTAAATAAAATGGACATCAGTGAGTCCACCATGGGGAATAAGCCCCCAGTTTGGCCTACG ATAACTACCAACGCCTTACAGATAACTACTGACACCTCACACTTGGGTGACAGTGTTTGCTATGCTGAGATCCATGTAGATAAAATGGACACCAGTGAGTCCACCATGGGAAATAAGCCCCCAGTTTGGCCTACG CATAAGACACCCAGACGCACAGTTATTGGCAAGAGAGGCCACCTGACCTGGAGCTCCGAGGACATGGACAGTCTCGCAGAGGACATAGACCAGGCTTCAACCCCCAAGAAAATGAGGATGAACAGCCACGATGAAATGACAGGGCAGATAAAGAATTACAACAGAGAAG TTTCAGTGTGTCCATCAAAGCGCTGGAGCCACACGATGTGTCTCAGTGATCCAGACACAGCCATTCTCATCGGAGGAGAGACAGCGGATCAAAACTACTGCAAGGACTCCCTGTGGAAGCTCGAGTTAG ACAACGACTTCTGGTTTCCCATGAACTCCTCTGCTTCTGGACCCATACCCCCATGTGCTCGAGGACACTCTGCGACCTACGACACAGACTCCAAGTGTGTCTTTGTTTACGGAGGCCTGAGGGAGGGTCATCGCTACAGCGAGCTGTACATCCTCAATACTCTGACCTGGAAGTGGAAGCTTGTCACT GCAAAAGGAAATGTTCCAAATTTGGCATATCATTCTGCGGCATTTTATAAGAAAGAGCTTTTTGTCTTCGGTGGAGTTCAGCAGAGCCATTCCTCTGGGGATAAACCGTGCAGTAATGCTCTATACATCTTCAACCCAGAGTTTGAACTGTGGTACCAGCCAATTGTGGAGGGGGAAAGACCTCTTCCTCGGTTCGG ACACTCAGCCACACTGATGTCGCAGAAGTTGGTAATATTTGGTGGACGGAAGACTGCTACCTATCTTAATGATCTCCACGTTCTAGATCTGG GATTCATGGAGTACACAGCTGTGAAGTGTGGGAACATGCCACCGCTGCCTCGAGG GTTTCATGCAGCTCTGCCAGTTTCGGTCAACAGGATTTTGGTCAGTGGAGGATGCAGTGCAATAGGAGCCCTGCAGGATGTACATATTTTCAACACGG ACACCAACATGTGGAGCTCCGTGGCATCTCCTCTGCTTTGCAACAAGCCTCGTGCGGGACACAGCATGATCAATTTGGGCTGCTTCACCCAAACAGATGCTGAGAAGCGAAAACAAGGCGAAAATGTCAGGGTCCGCTGCACGGTGCTTGTGTTTGGTGGGTCGGACTGCTCCGGTACCTTCTACAACGACACAGTCAAGTGCACAGTGGACATTTAA
- the LOC115597555 gene encoding probable serine/threonine-protein kinase DDB_G0272254 isoform X3, translating to MGKLNFYVLWSLRDAPRQFSSKSNRTCFQVHVPLPLPKHLVIFGLGEWKCSETSISVNVVVSAQGPAQKIGTLSAQARCLTWEGDWSDDIVKEAAEKGRRGVYGKIVLTLQDKASVFSSTPLIQRKRLFPEQHNGTDLSNRMFHQSTANETITTNTSQMTTDTSHLGDSVCYAEIQVNKMDISESTMGNKPPVWPTITTNALQITTDTSHLGDSVCYAEIHVDKMDTSESTMGNKPPVWPTHKTPRRTVIGKRGHLTWSSEDMDSLAEDIDQASTPKKMRMNSHDEMTGQIKNYNREVSVCPSKRWSHTMCLSDPDTAILIGGETADQNYCKDSLWKLELDNDFWFPMNSSASGPIPPCARGHSATYDTDSKCVFVYGGLREGHRYSELYILNTLTWKWKLVTAKGNVPNLAYHSAAFYKKELFVFGGVQQSHSSGDKPCSNALYIFNPEFELWYQPIVEGERPLPRFGHSATLMSQKLVIFGGRKTATYLNDLHVLDLGFMEYTAVKCGNMPPLPRGFHAALPVSVNRILVSGGCSAIGALQDVHIFNTDTNMWSSVASPLLCNKPRAGHSMINLGCFTQTDAEKRKQGENVRVRCTVLVFGGSDCSGTFYNDTVKCTVDI from the exons ATGGGGAAGCTCAATTTCTATGTCCTCTGGTCTCTACGTGACGCTCCCCGGCAGTTCAGCAG CAAGTCCAACCGAACGTGCTTTCAGGTCCACGTCCCACTGCCTCTTCCCAAACACCTGGTCATATTTGGCCTTGGAGAATGGAAATGCAGTGAAACGTCAATATCTGTAAATGTTGTGGTCAGTGCACAAGGGCCAGCCCAGAAAATCGGGACCCTTTCGGCTCAAGCAAG GTGCCTGACCTGGGAGGGTGACTGGAGCGATGACATTGTCAAAGAGGCAGCAGAGAAAGGCAGGAGAGGAGTTTATGGCAAGATCGTGCTCACG CTGCAGGATAAAGCCAGTGTCTTCAGCAGTACTCCTCTGATTCAGCGGAAGCGCTTGTTCCCAGAACAACACAACGGCACTGATCTCTCTAATCGCATGTTCCATCAAAGCACTGCAAATGAAACG ATAACTACCAACACCTCGCAGATGACTACCGACACCTCACACTTGGGTGATAGTGTCTGCTATGCTGAGATCCAAGTAAATAAAATGGACATCAGTGAGTCCACCATGGGGAATAAGCCCCCAGTTTGGCCTACG ATAACTACCAACGCCTTACAGATAACTACTGACACCTCACACTTGGGTGACAGTGTTTGCTATGCTGAGATCCATGTAGATAAAATGGACACCAGTGAGTCCACCATGGGAAATAAGCCCCCAGTTTGGCCTACG CATAAGACACCCAGACGCACAGTTATTGGCAAGAGAGGCCACCTGACCTGGAGCTCCGAGGACATGGACAGTCTCGCAGAGGACATAGACCAGGCTTCAACCCCCAAGAAAATGAGGATGAACAGCCACGATGAAATGACAGGGCAGATAAAGAATTACAACAGAGAAG TTTCAGTGTGTCCATCAAAGCGCTGGAGCCACACGATGTGTCTCAGTGATCCAGACACAGCCATTCTCATCGGAGGAGAGACAGCGGATCAAAACTACTGCAAGGACTCCCTGTGGAAGCTCGAGTTAG ACAACGACTTCTGGTTTCCCATGAACTCCTCTGCTTCTGGACCCATACCCCCATGTGCTCGAGGACACTCTGCGACCTACGACACAGACTCCAAGTGTGTCTTTGTTTACGGAGGCCTGAGGGAGGGTCATCGCTACAGCGAGCTGTACATCCTCAATACTCTGACCTGGAAGTGGAAGCTTGTCACT GCAAAAGGAAATGTTCCAAATTTGGCATATCATTCTGCGGCATTTTATAAGAAAGAGCTTTTTGTCTTCGGTGGAGTTCAGCAGAGCCATTCCTCTGGGGATAAACCGTGCAGTAATGCTCTATACATCTTCAACCCAGAGTTTGAACTGTGGTACCAGCCAATTGTGGAGGGGGAAAGACCTCTTCCTCGGTTCGG ACACTCAGCCACACTGATGTCGCAGAAGTTGGTAATATTTGGTGGACGGAAGACTGCTACCTATCTTAATGATCTCCACGTTCTAGATCTGG GATTCATGGAGTACACAGCTGTGAAGTGTGGGAACATGCCACCGCTGCCTCGAGG GTTTCATGCAGCTCTGCCAGTTTCGGTCAACAGGATTTTGGTCAGTGGAGGATGCAGTGCAATAGGAGCCCTGCAGGATGTACATATTTTCAACACGG ACACCAACATGTGGAGCTCCGTGGCATCTCCTCTGCTTTGCAACAAGCCTCGTGCGGGACACAGCATGATCAATTTGGGCTGCTTCACCCAAACAGATGCTGAGAAGCGAAAACAAGGCGAAAATGTCAGGGTCCGCTGCACGGTGCTTGTGTTTGGTGGGTCGGACTGCTCCGGTACCTTCTACAACGACACAGTCAAGTGCACAGTGGACATTTAA
- the LOC115597555 gene encoding probable serine/threonine-protein kinase DDB_G0272254 isoform X4, producing the protein MGKLNFYVLWSLRDAPRQFSSKSNRTCFQVHVPLPLPKHLVIFGLGEWKCSETSISVNVVVSAQGPAQKIGTLSAQARCLTWEGDWSDDIVKEAAEKGRRGVYGKIVLTDKASVFSSTPLIQRKRLFPEQHNGTDLSNRMFHQSTANETITTNTSQMTTDTSHLGDSVCYAEIQVNKMDISESTMGNKPPVWPTITTNALQITTDTSHLGDSVCYAEIHVDKMDTSESTMGNKPPVWPTHKTPRRTVIGKRGHLTWSSEDMDSLAEDIDQASTPKKMRMNSHDEMTGQIKNYNREVSVCPSKRWSHTMCLSDPDTAILIGGETADQNYCKDSLWKLELDNDFWFPMNSSASGPIPPCARGHSATYDTDSKCVFVYGGLREGHRYSELYILNTLTWKWKLVTAKGNVPNLAYHSAAFYKKELFVFGGVQQSHSSGDKPCSNALYIFNPEFELWYQPIVEGERPLPRFGHSATLMSQKLVIFGGRKTATYLNDLHVLDLGFMEYTAVKCGNMPPLPRGFHAALPVSVNRILVSGGCSAIGALQDVHIFNTDTNMWSSVASPLLCNKPRAGHSMINLGCFTQTDAEKRKQGENVRVRCTVLVFGGSDCSGTFYNDTVKCTVDI; encoded by the exons ATGGGGAAGCTCAATTTCTATGTCCTCTGGTCTCTACGTGACGCTCCCCGGCAGTTCAGCAG CAAGTCCAACCGAACGTGCTTTCAGGTCCACGTCCCACTGCCTCTTCCCAAACACCTGGTCATATTTGGCCTTGGAGAATGGAAATGCAGTGAAACGTCAATATCTGTAAATGTTGTGGTCAGTGCACAAGGGCCAGCCCAGAAAATCGGGACCCTTTCGGCTCAAGCAAG GTGCCTGACCTGGGAGGGTGACTGGAGCGATGACATTGTCAAAGAGGCAGCAGAGAAAGGCAGGAGAGGAGTTTATGGCAAGATCGTGCTCACG GATAAAGCCAGTGTCTTCAGCAGTACTCCTCTGATTCAGCGGAAGCGCTTGTTCCCAGAACAACACAACGGCACTGATCTCTCTAATCGCATGTTCCATCAAAGCACTGCAAATGAAACG ATAACTACCAACACCTCGCAGATGACTACCGACACCTCACACTTGGGTGATAGTGTCTGCTATGCTGAGATCCAAGTAAATAAAATGGACATCAGTGAGTCCACCATGGGGAATAAGCCCCCAGTTTGGCCTACG ATAACTACCAACGCCTTACAGATAACTACTGACACCTCACACTTGGGTGACAGTGTTTGCTATGCTGAGATCCATGTAGATAAAATGGACACCAGTGAGTCCACCATGGGAAATAAGCCCCCAGTTTGGCCTACG CATAAGACACCCAGACGCACAGTTATTGGCAAGAGAGGCCACCTGACCTGGAGCTCCGAGGACATGGACAGTCTCGCAGAGGACATAGACCAGGCTTCAACCCCCAAGAAAATGAGGATGAACAGCCACGATGAAATGACAGGGCAGATAAAGAATTACAACAGAGAAG TTTCAGTGTGTCCATCAAAGCGCTGGAGCCACACGATGTGTCTCAGTGATCCAGACACAGCCATTCTCATCGGAGGAGAGACAGCGGATCAAAACTACTGCAAGGACTCCCTGTGGAAGCTCGAGTTAG ACAACGACTTCTGGTTTCCCATGAACTCCTCTGCTTCTGGACCCATACCCCCATGTGCTCGAGGACACTCTGCGACCTACGACACAGACTCCAAGTGTGTCTTTGTTTACGGAGGCCTGAGGGAGGGTCATCGCTACAGCGAGCTGTACATCCTCAATACTCTGACCTGGAAGTGGAAGCTTGTCACT GCAAAAGGAAATGTTCCAAATTTGGCATATCATTCTGCGGCATTTTATAAGAAAGAGCTTTTTGTCTTCGGTGGAGTTCAGCAGAGCCATTCCTCTGGGGATAAACCGTGCAGTAATGCTCTATACATCTTCAACCCAGAGTTTGAACTGTGGTACCAGCCAATTGTGGAGGGGGAAAGACCTCTTCCTCGGTTCGG ACACTCAGCCACACTGATGTCGCAGAAGTTGGTAATATTTGGTGGACGGAAGACTGCTACCTATCTTAATGATCTCCACGTTCTAGATCTGG GATTCATGGAGTACACAGCTGTGAAGTGTGGGAACATGCCACCGCTGCCTCGAGG GTTTCATGCAGCTCTGCCAGTTTCGGTCAACAGGATTTTGGTCAGTGGAGGATGCAGTGCAATAGGAGCCCTGCAGGATGTACATATTTTCAACACGG ACACCAACATGTGGAGCTCCGTGGCATCTCCTCTGCTTTGCAACAAGCCTCGTGCGGGACACAGCATGATCAATTTGGGCTGCTTCACCCAAACAGATGCTGAGAAGCGAAAACAAGGCGAAAATGTCAGGGTCCGCTGCACGGTGCTTGTGTTTGGTGGGTCGGACTGCTCCGGTACCTTCTACAACGACACAGTCAAGTGCACAGTGGACATTTAA